One uncultured Hyphomonas sp. genomic region harbors:
- a CDS encoding protein-disulfide reductase DsbD domain-containing protein — translation MKFSACLAALFSALFVFLPAATAAPVDAGHARVELISERDAALPGETVYAALKMDLDDGWHVYWRNAGDAGLPPQVLVQPASDIRPDAVGDIVWPVPHLLPVVEGEIMDYGYDHQVVLPFPITIPDNAMGPVTLDVIADYLICEDTCVPEQAHVKLTLETDQAAENIRNGELIGKWIAKSDVPFPGEARVLKKNLDWSLSLRMDGGFGKVRSIRFFPYGHDILHPASQPVELGRHGATLSLSAADITAVSKPLEGVIVIEQDGGGRTGYRISAAEGAPLPDTSGLGPAGGMPGLEVAAWKLILLAILGGLVLNLMPCVLPVLSMKAFGMVSAVSSGQAGEVRRHGIWYTAGVLISFAVLAAVIVALRAATGPITLGFQLQSAPVVAILVLVMFAVGLWLMGMFELGTSLQNLGSGLADRGGDAGAFFTGVLAAVVGSPCVGPFLGVGLGAVMGHSAPVVFAFFIAMGFGLALPFLVLSFVPNLYRLLPRPGKWMDTLKQFFAFPMFLTAAWLAKVLGDLAGSGAVAWTAAGAVAIAFAAWLWQRETRLPRILAAVTLALAVYGVTERAMAPAPAIGGSSAYAAKYEAGTWSAGEVQSMIAEGRPVFVDFTASWCATCQVNKATTLKSKPVHEFFETNDVAFLVADFTRKDPAIAAELARHQRAGVPMYLWYPAGSETPQVLPEILNPGLVTSLPVNP, via the coding sequence ATGAAGTTTTCCGCCTGCCTGGCTGCCCTGTTCAGCGCCCTGTTTGTCTTCCTTCCGGCCGCCACTGCTGCGCCTGTCGATGCGGGCCATGCGCGGGTCGAACTGATCTCCGAGCGCGATGCTGCCCTGCCGGGCGAGACCGTCTATGCCGCGCTGAAAATGGATCTCGACGATGGCTGGCACGTCTACTGGCGCAATGCCGGGGATGCGGGCCTGCCGCCCCAGGTGCTGGTCCAGCCTGCCAGCGACATCCGCCCCGATGCGGTGGGGGACATCGTCTGGCCGGTGCCGCACCTGCTGCCGGTCGTGGAAGGCGAGATCATGGACTATGGCTATGACCATCAGGTCGTCCTGCCATTCCCGATCACCATTCCCGACAATGCCATGGGGCCGGTGACGCTGGACGTCATCGCCGACTATCTGATCTGCGAAGACACCTGCGTGCCGGAACAGGCGCATGTGAAGCTGACGCTGGAAACGGACCAGGCCGCGGAAAACATCCGCAATGGCGAACTGATCGGCAAATGGATCGCGAAAAGTGACGTGCCGTTTCCGGGGGAGGCGCGCGTCCTCAAGAAGAACCTCGACTGGTCGCTGAGCCTCCGCATGGATGGCGGCTTCGGCAAGGTCCGGTCGATCCGCTTCTTCCCCTATGGCCATGACATCCTGCACCCGGCGAGCCAGCCGGTGGAACTCGGCCGCCACGGGGCCACCCTGTCGCTCAGCGCGGCGGACATCACGGCCGTGTCGAAGCCGCTCGAAGGGGTCATCGTCATCGAGCAGGACGGCGGCGGGCGTACCGGCTACCGCATCAGCGCTGCTGAAGGCGCGCCTCTGCCGGATACGAGCGGCCTCGGCCCGGCCGGCGGCATGCCCGGCCTGGAAGTCGCGGCGTGGAAACTGATCCTGCTGGCCATTCTCGGCGGCCTCGTCCTGAACCTCATGCCCTGCGTGCTGCCGGTCCTGTCGATGAAGGCGTTCGGCATGGTGTCGGCCGTTTCCAGCGGCCAGGCCGGGGAAGTGCGCCGTCACGGCATCTGGTATACGGCCGGCGTGCTGATCTCCTTCGCGGTGCTGGCGGCGGTCATCGTGGCCCTGCGGGCGGCGACCGGGCCGATCACGCTGGGCTTCCAGCTGCAGAGCGCGCCGGTCGTGGCGATCCTCGTCCTCGTCATGTTCGCGGTTGGCCTCTGGCTGATGGGCATGTTCGAGCTGGGCACCTCGCTCCAGAATCTGGGCTCCGGTCTTGCGGACAGGGGCGGAGATGCAGGCGCCTTCTTCACGGGTGTTCTGGCAGCCGTTGTCGGCTCGCCCTGTGTCGGCCCGTTCCTGGGCGTCGGCCTCGGCGCGGTGATGGGGCATTCCGCCCCGGTCGTGTTCGCCTTCTTCATCGCCATGGGCTTTGGCCTGGCGCTGCCCTTCCTTGTGCTGAGCTTCGTGCCGAACCTCTACCGGCTGCTGCCGCGCCCCGGAAAGTGGATGGACACGCTGAAACAATTCTTCGCTTTCCCGATGTTCCTGACCGCGGCCTGGCTGGCCAAGGTGCTGGGCGATCTGGCCGGGTCCGGCGCCGTGGCCTGGACCGCTGCCGGCGCGGTTGCCATCGCCTTTGCCGCCTGGCTGTGGCAACGCGAGACCCGCCTGCCGCGCATCCTCGCCGCCGTGACGCTGGCGCTGGCCGTGTATGGCGTGACCGAACGGGCCATGGCACCAGCCCCGGCCATTGGCGGCTCCTCCGCCTATGCCGCGAAATATGAAGCCGGGACGTGGAGCGCCGGCGAAGTCCAGTCGATGATCGCCGAAGGCCGCCCGGTCTTCGTCGACTTCACCGCCAGCTGGTGCGCCACCTGCCAGGTGAACAAGGCGACGACGCTGAAATCCAAACCCGTCCACGAATTTTTCGAGACGAATGACGTCGCCTTCCTCGTGGCTGACTTTACCCGCAAGGACCCGGCGATCGCGGCGGAACTGGCGCGGCATCAGCGCGCAGGCGTTCCGATGTATCTGTGGTATCCTGCCGGTTCAGAGACGCCGCAGGTTCTGCCCGAGATTCTCAATCCGGGCCTTGTCACCAGCCTGCCGGTCAATCCCTGA
- a CDS encoding thioredoxin family protein has product MINLNQRNLSLAAGMAAAVALTAGALIASTARAETGLPVGQPAPDFTATDTHGEEVSLSDFSGRTVVIEWTNEGCPFVRKHYAQPPGNMQGLQADAAADGTVWLTVISSAPGMQGHVDAEAANQWTEEHHAAPAHILLDPDGTLGRLYKAKTTPHMFVIGPQGRVVYQGAIDSLASANVADISTATNYVREALTSLTAGEPVGVNATKPYGCSVKY; this is encoded by the coding sequence ATGATCAATCTCAACCAGCGGAACCTGTCGCTGGCTGCCGGTATGGCGGCCGCAGTCGCCCTGACAGCGGGCGCCCTGATTGCCTCTACAGCACGCGCTGAAACCGGGCTTCCGGTTGGCCAGCCAGCGCCGGACTTCACGGCCACGGACACCCATGGCGAAGAGGTCTCCCTGTCGGACTTTTCCGGCCGCACGGTCGTGATCGAATGGACCAATGAAGGCTGCCCCTTTGTGCGCAAGCACTATGCCCAGCCGCCCGGCAACATGCAGGGCCTGCAGGCGGATGCGGCCGCCGATGGCACGGTCTGGCTGACGGTGATCTCGTCGGCGCCGGGCATGCAGGGCCATGTCGATGCGGAGGCAGCAAATCAGTGGACGGAGGAGCATCATGCGGCGCCGGCCCATATCCTGCTGGATCCGGATGGCACGCTGGGCCGCCTCTACAAGGCCAAGACCACGCCGCACATGTTCGTCATCGGCCCGCAAGGCCGGGTCGTCTATCAGGGCGCGATCGACTCCCTCGCGTCGGCCAATGTGGCCGATATCTCCACCGCCACCAATTATGTGCGTGAAGCCCTGACCAGCCTCACAGCGGGCGAACCGGTCGGCGTCAACGCGACCAAGCCCTATGGCTGCTCGGTGAAATATTAG
- a CDS encoding N-acetyltransferase: MLQIVPENPDLHAEAIEDLFDRTFGPGHFAKTAERLREYSHSLPEINRVAVLDGQVIAVCRVWPLVVGPARDRALFYGPVAVAPSHRGSRLGLTVTGEALEAGKDAGWPAAILIGAPSYFGEIGFTVTPKNQLLFPGPQDQARVMVKDLAGDASKLSGLVTAP, encoded by the coding sequence ATGCTTCAGATTGTGCCCGAAAATCCAGATCTGCACGCCGAGGCGATCGAAGACCTCTTCGACCGCACCTTCGGCCCCGGCCACTTTGCCAAGACGGCCGAGCGGCTGCGCGAATACTCGCATTCCTTGCCGGAGATCAATCGCGTCGCCGTGCTGGACGGGCAGGTGATTGCCGTCTGCCGTGTCTGGCCGCTGGTTGTCGGGCCCGCCCGGGACCGGGCGCTGTTCTACGGGCCGGTCGCGGTCGCCCCCTCACACCGGGGTAGCCGCCTTGGCCTGACCGTGACAGGCGAGGCGCTGGAGGCCGGAAAAGACGCTGGCTGGCCCGCCGCCATCCTGATCGGCGCGCCCAGCTATTTCGGCGAGATCGGCTTTACCGTCACACCAAAGAACCAGCTGCTGTTTCCCGGCCCGCAGGATCAGGCGCGCGTCATGGTGAAAGACCTCGCCGGGGATGCCAGCAAGCTGTCTGGCCTTGTCACCGCGCCTTAA
- a CDS encoding MAPEG family protein, which produces MTSMQAAVLYAGLFCLFMLLLKANVGRVRTKHKVGFGDGGNEAMQRSLRVQGNAVEDVPVVLLGLIGLGALSAPVLLIHGLGASFLIGRILHAIGLGGSSGGSPGRMFGTLITLIVMLVTTGACIWYAVT; this is translated from the coding sequence ATGACATCGATGCAAGCGGCCGTGCTTTATGCCGGTCTATTCTGCCTGTTCATGCTGCTGCTGAAGGCGAATGTCGGGCGGGTGCGGACCAAGCACAAGGTCGGCTTTGGCGATGGCGGCAATGAAGCGATGCAGCGCAGCCTGCGGGTTCAGGGCAACGCAGTGGAGGACGTGCCGGTCGTTCTGCTCGGCCTGATCGGGCTCGGCGCGCTATCGGCCCCGGTCCTGCTGATCCACGGCCTTGGCGCGAGTTTCCTGATTGGACGGATCCTGCACGCCATCGGGCTTGGCGGCTCATCCGGCGGCAGCCCGGGCCGCATGTTTGGCACGCTGATCACGCTGATCGTCATGCTGGTCACGACCGGCGCCTGCATCTGGTACGCGGTCACTTAA
- a CDS encoding serine hydrolase: MPFDHPLPPLPDQPEGVAWPTQAWPEGSPAPGTDTARLNSLLDRAFADPAPETMGETHAFLAVQGGKLVAERYWRDYTPGSTFPSWSEAKSITQALVGILVREGKIDIHAPADVPEWQTTDDPRQAITLDMLLRMSSGLKFVEDYVPGSVSDVIEMLFGSGQLDVAAYAASQPLEHDPDTFWSYSSGTTNIVARCAARALGGDADAFREFMFRELFSPIGMRSPLPKFDAAGTFIGSSFCYCTARDFARFGLLYLRGGVWDGTRILPDGWADYARTPTPAVPETETLGYGAHWWLGMAGPGSFSCNGYEGQYTVLVPEKDLILVRHGKSPLEAKDEVQAWLADVADCF; encoded by the coding sequence ATGCCGTTCGACCACCCCCTGCCCCCCTTGCCCGATCAGCCGGAGGGCGTCGCCTGGCCGACTCAGGCCTGGCCCGAAGGCAGCCCGGCGCCGGGCACCGACACGGCAAGGCTGAACAGCCTGCTGGACCGCGCCTTCGCAGACCCGGCGCCGGAGACAATGGGCGAGACCCACGCCTTCCTCGCCGTACAGGGCGGCAAGCTTGTCGCGGAGCGCTACTGGCGGGACTATACACCCGGCAGCACTTTCCCGTCCTGGTCCGAAGCCAAGTCGATCACCCAGGCGCTGGTCGGCATTCTGGTGCGCGAGGGCAAGATCGACATCCACGCCCCGGCCGATGTACCGGAATGGCAGACTACGGATGACCCGCGGCAGGCGATCACGCTGGACATGCTGCTGCGGATGTCGAGCGGCCTGAAATTCGTGGAAGACTATGTGCCGGGCTCTGTCTCCGACGTGATCGAGATGCTGTTCGGCAGCGGGCAGCTGGATGTGGCGGCCTATGCCGCAAGCCAGCCGCTGGAGCATGATCCGGACACGTTCTGGAGCTATTCGAGCGGCACGACGAACATCGTCGCCCGCTGCGCCGCCCGGGCGCTCGGCGGTGATGCAGACGCCTTCCGCGAGTTCATGTTCCGGGAACTGTTCTCCCCCATCGGCATGCGCTCCCCACTTCCGAAGTTCGACGCCGCCGGCACCTTTATCGGCTCCTCCTTCTGCTATTGCACCGCGCGGGACTTTGCCCGTTTCGGCCTGCTCTATCTGCGGGGCGGTGTCTGGGATGGCACCCGCATCCTGCCGGACGGCTGGGCCGACTATGCCCGCACGCCGACCCCGGCGGTGCCGGAGACCGAAACGCTTGGCTATGGCGCTCATTGGTGGCTGGGCATGGCCGGCCCCGGCAGCTTCTCCTGCAATGGCTATGAAGGTCAGTACACGGTCCTCGTGCCGGAGAAGGACCTGATCCTCGTCCGCCACGGCAAATCCCCGCTGGAAGCGAAAGACGAAGTCCAGGCCTGGCTCGCCGACGTGGCGGACTGTTTCTGA
- a CDS encoding HlyD family secretion protein: MDGNTQVTPEVETLQPTRTPLRAQLRNPRVRLGLAIGLGLLVLLGLFRFMADRAAYVSTSDARIAADMIAVSTDISGKITSQRVSVGDTVKAGDVLYTIDDREAAYTLAEYEAQANRLRAEIAREEARIGLASSKAGSEVAARRAGTQSASASVEAARSNLETAQRDYDRTQGLFDRGLVPQSALDQSRNALDTARQGLLRAEADRDSARAEQRTASIQGEEVRLIELDLGVLRASLQQAEARVDAQRVVVEQHTIRAPVDGVVDELFYDTGEHSLRGFRVALMHDPDAVWVSANIKETDIRKIETGADVRVKADSHPGTKITGTVTRIHNATLAESALMPNPNANGVFTKITQRITVRIDLDDPGLRLRPGTMVTVRIRKQPSKTAA, encoded by the coding sequence ATGGACGGAAACACACAGGTTACGCCGGAGGTCGAAACTCTCCAGCCGACGCGCACGCCGCTGAGGGCGCAATTGCGCAATCCGCGCGTGCGCCTGGGTCTCGCGATCGGGCTGGGCCTGTTGGTTTTATTGGGACTTTTCCGTTTCATGGCGGACCGGGCGGCCTATGTGTCGACCTCCGATGCCCGCATTGCGGCGGACATGATCGCCGTCTCGACCGACATTTCCGGCAAGATCACCTCTCAGCGTGTCTCGGTGGGCGACACGGTGAAGGCAGGTGACGTCCTCTACACGATCGACGACCGCGAGGCGGCCTATACGCTGGCCGAGTATGAGGCCCAGGCGAACCGGCTGCGGGCCGAAATTGCCCGCGAGGAGGCCCGGATCGGGCTCGCCTCCTCCAAGGCCGGCAGCGAAGTCGCCGCCCGGCGCGCCGGCACGCAATCGGCTTCTGCCTCGGTGGAAGCGGCGCGCTCCAACCTCGAAACCGCCCAGCGCGACTATGACCGCACGCAGGGCCTGTTCGACCGGGGCCTCGTGCCGCAAAGCGCGCTCGACCAGTCGCGCAACGCCCTCGACACGGCGCGCCAGGGTCTGCTGCGGGCCGAAGCGGACCGTGACAGCGCCCGCGCCGAACAGCGCACAGCCTCCATTCAGGGCGAGGAAGTCCGCCTGATCGAGCTGGACCTCGGCGTCCTGCGCGCCTCGCTGCAACAGGCCGAAGCCCGCGTCGACGCCCAGCGCGTCGTGGTGGAGCAGCACACGATCCGCGCGCCGGTCGACGGGGTGGTCGACGAACTGTTCTATGACACGGGCGAGCATTCGCTGCGGGGCTTCCGCGTGGCGTTGATGCATGATCCGGATGCGGTCTGGGTGTCGGCGAACATCAAGGAGACCGACATCCGCAAGATCGAGACGGGCGCCGATGTCCGCGTGAAAGCCGACAGCCATCCCGGCACGAAGATCACCGGCACTGTCACACGAATCCACAATGCGACCCTGGCCGAGTCGGCGCTGATGCCGAACCCGAACGCCAATGGCGTCTTCACCAAGATCACGCAGCGGATTACCGTCCGGATCGATCTCGACGATCCGGGCCTGCGCCTGCGGCCGGGCACCATGGTCACCGTCCGCATCCGCAAGCAGCCGTCCAAAACTGCGGCATGA
- a CDS encoding DHA2 family efflux MFS transporter permease subunit produces the protein MSSTAAASGPQPAGDSQAHDIPAHEIPAMAGSAVRRRFAQFGPQYRWMLLGAMLTGSLATMLAATTINVALPAIIGAFGLGQDQAQWMSTAFLASSTIAMLANAWAMHTYGPRATYVAGMCLFIVGSLLGAVSTSLEMLILSRALQGISAGLLQPMSMFLIFQTFPDNQRGTAMGIFSIGVVLAPAFGPALGGIAVDLASWRLVFIATLPLAFVALSVAPFLMPSGEDPNVRTRPPLDWQGLGLLTLAVVSLLSAFAGANRDGWDSDITYLKFAIGLISGVSFVMWELRHPFPALNPAIFTYRQFWSAGLIISATGIAIYSSTYLIPLFVQMVQHYSPTAAGVMMIPAGLAMVVGFPIAGRLTDRMDARYLLGFGILSFAAAAYLLAGVTALTPYWVLVGWIFLSRVGISFCMPPANTTAVRASPPHLLASATGGVSFLMQVGGAFGVNLLAILLQRRLIFHGEHLSAALNEGNPEMLYQHALYAQELERSGMATLPAFQNAFGVIARQVSAEAQVLAFRDCFHVVAIWFVLVFCALFLMPKPKLQGPAPPVARMAVNPEAA, from the coding sequence ATGAGCAGTACGGCGGCCGCTTCCGGACCCCAGCCGGCCGGTGACAGCCAGGCGCACGACATTCCTGCCCATGAAATTCCTGCCATGGCGGGCTCTGCCGTCCGGCGGCGCTTTGCCCAGTTCGGCCCGCAATACCGCTGGATGCTTCTGGGGGCGATGCTGACAGGCTCGCTCGCCACGATGCTGGCGGCGACCACGATCAATGTCGCGCTGCCGGCCATTATCGGCGCGTTCGGCCTCGGCCAGGATCAGGCGCAATGGATGTCCACCGCCTTCCTCGCATCATCGACGATTGCGATGCTGGCCAATGCCTGGGCGATGCACACCTACGGGCCGCGGGCGACCTATGTGGCGGGCATGTGCCTGTTCATTGTCGGATCGCTTCTGGGGGCGGTGTCGACCTCGCTGGAAATGCTGATCCTGTCCCGCGCCCTGCAGGGCATTTCGGCCGGCCTGTTGCAGCCCATGTCGATGTTCCTGATCTTCCAGACCTTTCCAGACAATCAGCGCGGCACGGCGATGGGCATTTTCTCCATCGGCGTCGTGCTGGCGCCCGCTTTCGGCCCGGCGCTTGGCGGCATCGCAGTGGATCTTGCCAGCTGGCGGCTGGTCTTCATTGCCACCCTGCCGCTCGCCTTCGTGGCTCTCAGCGTCGCACCATTCCTCATGCCTTCGGGGGAGGACCCGAATGTCCGGACCCGGCCGCCGCTGGACTGGCAGGGCCTCGGCCTGCTGACCCTGGCGGTTGTCAGCCTGCTGTCGGCCTTTGCCGGGGCGAACCGGGATGGCTGGGATTCCGACATCACCTATCTGAAGTTTGCGATCGGCCTGATCAGCGGGGTCAGCTTTGTGATGTGGGAATTGCGCCATCCGTTTCCGGCGCTCAATCCGGCCATTTTCACCTATCGGCAATTCTGGTCGGCAGGGCTGATCATTTCCGCCACCGGCATTGCCATTTATTCGTCCACCTACCTGATCCCGCTGTTCGTGCAGATGGTGCAGCATTATTCGCCGACCGCGGCAGGCGTGATGATGATCCCGGCGGGCCTCGCCATGGTCGTCGGGTTTCCCATTGCCGGGCGGCTGACGGACAGGATGGACGCCCGATACCTTCTGGGCTTCGGCATTCTCAGTTTTGCCGCCGCCGCCTATCTGCTGGCCGGGGTCACGGCGCTGACACCTTACTGGGTGCTGGTTGGCTGGATCTTCCTGTCACGTGTCGGCATCAGCTTCTGCATGCCGCCGGCAAACACGACCGCCGTGCGGGCTTCCCCGCCGCACCTTTTGGCCTCGGCCACGGGCGGGGTTTCTTTCCTGATGCAGGTTGGCGGGGCCTTCGGGGTCAACCTGCTGGCCATTCTCCTGCAGCGGCGGCTGATCTTCCATGGCGAACACCTGTCGGCTGCCTTGAACGAGGGCAATCCCGAAATGCTCTACCAGCACGCCCTCTATGCGCAGGAACTGGAACGCTCCGGCATGGCGACACTGCCGGCCTTCCAGAATGCGTTTGGCGTGATCGCGCGGCAGGTGTCGGCGGAAGCGCAGGTTCTGGCGTTCCGTGACTGTTTCCATGTCGTCGCCATCTGGTTCGTGCTGGTTTTCTGCGCCCTGTTCCTGATGCCGAAACCGAAGCTGCAGGGCCCGGCGCCGCCGGTGGCCCGCATGGCGGTCAATCCGGAAGCGGCATAG